The Mangrovimonas cancribranchiae nucleotide sequence TTGTGTTTGTAAACAGAAATTAAGCCATTACTGTGTTCTACAATAATAACATGGCCGGTTTCGGCAGTCCACTCAGCAAAAATAACCGTTCCATCGGCAGTAGATTTAACAGGTGTATCTTTAGAAACAACAAGATCTATAGCATAATGTTTTTTATTAGCATTGTATGCTTCAGAAATAGTGCCATTTACAGGAGGAAATAAGACAAAGTTAATTTTAGAAGTTGCCGTTTCAAATAAATTGTATTTATCTTCCTTTTCAACTTTTTCTCGTAATAAAGAATCGGCTTTTGTTGGTTTTAAATCATCTTGAGTAATATCCAATTTTATCTCTTCTTGTATAGAGTCTTTATTAAATTCTTCGGTGCTAATTTCTCCATGAAGCACTTTTTTAATCGACTCGTAATAACGTTCGTTTACTGTTAAAACGTTTTCTAAAGAATCGACTTTATAAGTTAAAGCCACAGCTTTCTTTTTTAACGCTGTTGACGAATATCCTGGTATATATTCTCTTAATGGCGTAAAAGCAATAAGTATGGTGGTTGCTGCTATTAAAACTATAACCGAAATAGACATAAGCACAAAAACATTTAAGCGTGTAAGCTTAAAAGATAAACGTTCTTCAAACGTATCTTCATTTAGAATAACTAAACGATACTTATGAAACAGCTTCTTTTTTATTTTTTTTGATGATTTCTTCTTAGACATATTACTAACAAAATTAGTCAAAATAAGTGCAAAAGATAACGCCTTTTACTAAAGTTTATTTTTTAAATGTTGTATTTGAAGTTTAATTAGTAACTTTGTACTTCAAATTAAGATGTTATGATTTCAGCAAGTATATTTTTAGCAATAGGACCATGGCAAATAGCCTTAATTGTTGTAGTGGTTTTATTATTATTTGGCGGTAAGAAAATTCCAGAATTAATGCGCGGTTTAGGTAGTGGTATTAAGGAGTTTAAAGACGCCAGTAAAGATGAAGATGCTCCAAAAGAAAAAGAATAATCAATATAATTGATGTTATAAATAAAAAGCCTTGCTAATTGCAAGGCTTTTTATTTATAAGGTGTTTTATTTATTTAAATTGAATGGATTTAAGTATGGCTTCCAATTCAAACATATATTCGCGTTTTTCTACCGATGGTGCAAACGCAAACCCTTCTAACACAAGTTGCCTGTTATTGGCTTTATCATCTATAATATAATTAATAAACGGCCCCGACATAAAGGCATTTTTAACGTCCCAAAGGCCTTTAGTTTCTAAAGCAGGTTTATCATCTATAGTTGTTTCAAAAATAAAAGGAGCATAAGCTTCTTCGGTAATCATATAAGAACCATCTACCGGACCTGGGATATGCGCTTTACCAATAGAATCTCTTAATTTAATAATATTACCAGCAAGACTATCGTTGCGTTTTATAGTTCCATATGGAAGCTCGTAAATCATGATATTAGTTGTTCCTGTGGTTATATCTTTTCTAAGCCAGAAAAACCCATCTTCTTCCACACCAATTCTATAGGCTGAGGGGAATTTTATTGAAATTCCTAAGTTCTCCTCGATAGCTTTTGTTTTATGTAAAGACAAAGCCATTCTACGCTGCTTTTCTTTTATTTCAGTCTGCTTTAAAGCTTGAATAATGCGTTTGCTATTGGTTTCTATTAGTTTTGCTATTTCTTCATTAGAATTTCCACTTACAAGAACAACTCTTTGCGGTCTTGCAAATACATTCGATGCAATTTTTACTTCAGCTTTTTTAGCTGTTTCTATTTTTAAAACGGTTCTATTTTGTGCTACAAATCCAGAAAATACTGATGGTGGAATTTGACTCATACTAAATAGAGGCTCATCTTGAGGTAAACCATCTACTGGACTTGCTAATGTTTCTCTAATGGCTTCTCCAACTTGCCCTTCCCATAAATCGTTCTCTATAACAACCGATAGGTTATTTATCTTCCCTGAAGATTCTGGTAATATCTTCCTTTTTTCACCCTTCTTGTTATCGTTACATGATAAAATTAATGTGCAACACATTAATAACGTAAATAATTTTTGCATAATAGTTGGTTTTTCTGTTATCCTTTTGAAACTTTTAATACCATTCCTGGTTTTAAATTATTCCCACTAATATCGTTCCAATCTCGAATATTTTGAACAGAAATTCCAGGAAACTTTTGCGAAATGCTCCAAAGCGAATCGCCTTTTTGCACTTTATAAGTCGTTTTTCCTTTAGTATTAACTGTTGCTTTAGGCTTAGCTGTATTAACTGCAACTGGGTTTCTAGGGTAAATTGTTAGTCGCTGCCCTATTCTTAAGTTATTGCTTCGCAAACCATTCCAGCGTTTAATTTGGCTTACGCGAACGCCATACTTTCTGGCTATTTTTCCTAAATAATCACCGCTTTTTACACGATATCTTATTTTGGTATCAGAGTTAAAAAATTGTGGCAAGGGTTTTTCGCGTTTATCAAATTCGGCTTTTGCCAAAGCATAAATATCGGTTTCGTTAGTTACAAATTTGCCAACAGCATATCTAGGTAATCGTAAATAATAATTCTTTCCTTCGATAAGCGGAATAATATCCAGTTTGTATGATGGATTTAAAAACTGAAGTTCTTCAACGGGAACCTCTGTGGCTTCAGAAACTTGGTCTAAGGTAATCATTTGCTTTACGCGAATAGTATCGGTTTCTAAATGATGAAACAAGGGTTTTTCGGGTTTAAAACCGTGCTCCTCGGCATATTCAAAAATATACATCGTCGCCAAAAACGCAGGAACATAACCTGCCGTTTCCCGCGGTAAATTATGACGAATGTTCCAGTAGTTTTGATACCCGCCAGATCGCCTAATCGCTTTTGATACATTTCCAGGACCAGAGTTATAGGCTGCCAAAGCTAAATCCCAATCACCAAAAATCTCGTACAATTTAGATAAATATACGGCTGCTGTTTTGGTCGATTTTATAGGATCGCTACGTTCATCAACATAACTACTTACATCCAAGCCATATTGCTTCCCTGTAGCAAACATAAACTGCCACAACCCCGTGGCGCCAACACGAGATCGTGCTCGTGGTTTTAAAGCCGATTCTACAATAGCAAGGTATTTCATCTCCAACGGGATGTTGTAATTATCAAACTCCTTTTCAAACATAGGAAAATAGAAATGGCTTAATCCCATTAAGGTCTCCATAGAACGCCTTCTGCGTTTTAAAAAGTTTTTAATCACACTTTCCAAAGACGGATTATACTCTACATTAAATGGTGTTCTAGCGTTTAGCCTTTCTAATCTGGCCTTAAGTGTATCGGTTGATAACTCGGGATAATCTACCTCTTTATATTCTAACTCCGAAACGGTTTTGTAAATGGTGTCAAAAAGAGCGTTGCTGTACAATTCATCCAACCATTTTTCGTCTAGCTTCATTGCTAAATCGTGATCTGCTTTAAGCGTTTTAAAGCTTAACGAATCTTGTTCTGCAGAAATTTTGGTAACAGGAATTGTCTTGCCATCCGAAATGGTATCGCTAACACGAGTGGTGGTTGAAACGTTTGTCGAATCAATTTTTTCTTGTGTAACATTAGGCTCTTGAGCATAGGCTGTGCCACAAAATATAAGACATAAAAACGTGATGCTAAATAAGCGCATTTATAAATTCATTTATGAACGTAACGAAAGATACGTAAAATTCGTATAAAGTAATTTTTATTGCTGAATGGCAGCAATGCCTGGTAATGTCTTCCCTTCTAGACTTTCTAGCATAGCGCCACCACCTGTACTTACGTAGCTTACCTTGTCTTCGAAACCAAATTGCTTAACAGCGGCCACCGAATCGCCACCGCCAACAAGGGAGAACGCACCGTTTTTAGTAGCTTCTGCAATAAAATCTCCAAGAGCAATAGTCCCTTTAGAGAAGGTTTCCATTTCAAAAACACCTAGTGGTCCATTCCATAAAATGGTTTTACATTGCAAAACCACTTCTTTAAAAAGTTCTAACGACTTTGGACCTGCATCCAAACCTTGCCAGCCATCAGGGATTTTAGTAACATCCATAATTTGGGTATCGGCATCGTTGCTAAATGCATTGGCAGCCACAACATCAACAGGTAAGTGAATTTGCACACCTTTTTCTTTGGCTTGTTTTAAAATATCTAAGGCCAGTTCCATTTTATCATCTTCGCAAATAGAATCGCCCACACTACCACCTTGCGCTTTTACAAAAGTAAAGGTCATTCCGCCGCCAATAATCAAGTGGTCTACTTTGTCTAGAATATTTTCTATAATCGTAATTTTTGAAGACACTTTTGCACCACCAAGTACAGCAAGAACAGGTTTTTCACCAGACGTCATTACTTTGTCTATGCTTTCAATTTCTTTGGCCAATAAGCTTCCAAAACATTTGTTTTCTGGGAAAAACTCGGCAACAACTGTAGTTGAGGCGTGCGCTCTGTGCGCTGTTCCAAAAGCATCGTTTACATAAACATCGCCAAGTTTCGATAATTGCTCAGCAAATGCTTTATCGCCAGATTTTTCTTCATCGTGAAAACGTAAGTTCTCCAATAGTAAAATTTCTCCTGGCTGTAGGTTTTTAACTGCTTCTTCGGCTGCTTCACCAACGCAATCGGAAACAAATTTTACCTCAACGCCAATAATTTCAGAAACTTTAGGTACAATATGTTTTAACGAAAATTCGTCTTGTACGCCTTTTGGTCGTCCTAAATGCGACATTAGCACACAACTTCCGCCATCTTCCAAAACTTTAATAATGGTTGGCTTTGCCGAAACAATTCTAGTGGCATCGGTTACTTCAAACGCATCATTTAAAGGCACGTTAAAATCTACGCGAATTAAGGCTGTTTTATTGTCAAAATTGAAGTCGTTTATTGTTTTCATCTGGTTGATTATTTTATAGTCTTAAACCACAAATGTAACCAATTAAATCACGTCAAAAAATCTGTTTTTTATCGAAAACGTTTTCAGCTTTTCAGAACCATTAAAAAACATATCTTTGCTTTATGCTGTTTTCAGAAGTTATAGGACAAGAACATATAAAAAAACATTTAACTACAAGTGCCGACAATGGGCGGATTTCACACGCACAACTGTTTGTTGGGCCAGAAGGTTGTGGCACTTTACCAATGGCAATTGCCTATGCGCAATACATTTTATGCAAAAATGCTGATGGTGAAAACACCGGTGGAAATGATGCTTGCAACCTCAAGTTTAACAACCTTTCGCATCCCGATTTGCATTTTGCCTTTCCTGTTGCAGCCAACGATAAGGTTAAAAAACACCCGGTTTCGTCTAATTTTTTAGAAGAATGGCGTGAGTTACTAAATGAACAACCTTACGGCAACTTGTTTGATTGGTACAAAAAGTTGGGCATTGAAAACAAACAAGGTCAAATGGGTGTTGATGAAGCCCAGGATATTGTAAAGTCCTTAGCCTTAAAATCGTATGAAGGCGGTTATAAAGTGATGATTATCTGGATGGCCGAAAAAATGAATACCGCCGCTGCCAACAAGCTTTTAAAACTGATTGAAGAGCCGCCAGAAAAGACCATTTTTATTCTTATTACCGAAGACGAAGAGCAAATTATAAATACCATTTTATCGCGTTGCCAAGTCTTGCATTTTCCACCATTAGCCGAGGAAGACATTAAAAACACGCTAGTTAAAAAATTTGACATTGCCGAGGCCGATGCGACCAAAATTGCGCATCAAGCTAATGGTAATTTCAATAAAGCTTGCGATTTGGTATATCACGATTCTGAAGATATTCAATTTGAAGAATGGTTTGTGTTTTGGGTACGTTCGGCTTTTAAAGCCAAAGGTAATAAAGGTGCCATTCACGATTTAATTTCTTGGAGTGAAACCATCGCCAAAACAGGTCGTGAGACCCAAAAGCAGTTTTTACATTTTTGTTTGGATTACTTTAGACAAGCGCTGTTATTAAACTACAACGCTCCCAATCTCGTGTTTGTAGAACCCAAAACCGAAGGATTTAAACTGGAAAAATTTGCGCCTTTTGTTCACGGCAATAATATTATGGATATTAGCAACGAATTGCAAGATGCCATTTATCATATTGAGCGTAATGCCAACGCAAAAATCGTGCTTACCGATTTATCCATAAAACTAACCCGTTTATTACATAAAAAAGCCAGCTAATTGCCGGCTTAATTTTTATTGAAACGTATACGTTTGTTTATCTACTTGGGTGACTCTAAAGTACCCAAAAGCATAATTTTCTGGATGTGTTGGATTGGTGCAATTTCCTCTTACTTGCGCCGCATTGGAACTAAACGGATCGCCTTGGCTATCGTATTGCTCGATTAACAAACGCATAAAATTGTAGTATTGCTCCGAAATACCATACAAACTAACGTTTACAACATCGCCGGCTTCAAAAGGAGTTTCCTCACCGTCTTCGTCATCGTCTTTTTCAAAGAAATCGTGTATCTCGTTACCATCTACAAATTCATCTGATAAATCTTCCAGATAAGGAAACATATCGCCTTCCACATCATACTTAATTAAATAGTAATTTTCAACATTGGCAGGATCATCAAAATAAAGATTAAGTTCTAATAGTTCATCATCAAAGCCACCTTCGGTACTTTGTGTGACATTATTTATATCGGAAACCGGCATTAGAGTTTCCGTGGCTTCATAGGTTTCGTCGTTATGAATGACTTCCAAACTATACGTATTGTTTAAAATAGGCACAAAATTGGTTGTGGTATATGTGCCGTCATTTTGGTCGGTAAATGAAAATATATCGCCTGTATCGTTGTTGGTAACCGTAACCATTGCGCCTGTGACCATTGTGTTTTCTTCGGTCTCAAAATATGGTGTAGACATCCTTAACATAATGGTTTGCTCGTTTCCTGTTGTACCTTTTTCCCAATCTAGAGACGCTTCAATAACCAAGCGTGGTTCTGCTGTTGGCACATCAACATCAATGACATCTTCGCAAGATGTCAATAAAAGGCTAAATGTTAAAATTGCTATGATATATCGTGTCATTTTTTTAAAATTTGAAGTTATACGTTACCGATGGAATTACACCAAAAATGGAAATTCTTGTAGCCTCGTTTACGCCTGTTTCCCTATTTTGATTAAAACTAACGGAAGCTGCATTTTTTCGGTTATACACATTGTAAATGCCAAATACCCATTCCGATTTCCAGCGTTTATCTGGGTTGTTATTAGGTTTAAACGTTGCTGAAACATCTAATCTGTGATATGCTGGTAAACGGTCTTCGTTTCGGTTTGAATAGGTTGCTACCGAAAGGCCTTCGTAAGTATATTGCCCGTTTGGATACGTTACTGGACGTCCTGTTTGAAACACAAAATTTGAGCTAAGGCTCCATTTGGTGTTCAATTTGTAAACGCCCGTTAGCGAAATATCGTGTGTACGATCGTATGGCGTATTGTACCAATCACCATTATTTATACCTGGTCCGCCAGCATTTCCGCCTAAAGCACGTTGTTCAGATTTTGACAATGTATACGCCAACCACCCCGTAAAATCGCCTTTGTTCTTTCTAAATAGCACTTCCAAACCATAAGCTCTAGCTTCTCCATTTAAAATCTCGGTTTCTATGTTGTTATTTCCTATTAAACTAGAGCCATCTATATAATCAATCCTGTTATCAACGTGTTTGTAATACGTTTCCAATTCTAAGGCAAAGGCATTGTCTTTAAATTTCTTGTAATAACCCAATGCAAACTGATTTGAAATTTGGGGTTTTATGTATTTGCCGCTTGGTGTCCATACATCCAACGGCGTTACCGATGAGGTGTTTGATAATAAATGTAAATACTGTGTGGATTTGGTATAACTCGCCTTAACCGAAGACATCTTGTTTAACTGATAGGATACCGCTAAACGCGGTTCAAAATTACCAAAGGTTTTTATGCTTTCGCTTTTACTATAATAGGTTTCGTTGGCTACTTCACCGCGCTCGTAAATGCCTAAATCGCTGTTGTAAATAACAGGTTGGTTATTGACATAATTAGTAATATTTTGGCCGCCAAGTCTAGAAAATGCACTATATCTTAACCCGTAATTTAGGGTTAATTTATCTGAAATTTGATGTTCGGAACCAATATAAGCTCCACCTTCAAAGGCTCTTTTTTCATCTAATTTTAAGTAATTAATTGAAGAGGATTCTGAAGCTGGTTTTACTTCACCAGGATTAACGTTGTAGGTCAACCCACTAATACCAAAATCTAGTTTTAAGTTGTTGTTTACGTAGTAACCCAAATCGTATTTAAGGTTGAAATTGGTAATATCTGCCGTCCAATCCAGTTCAATAAAATCCAATAGAATTTGATAGTCGTATTTGCTATAAATAAACGACAGGTTTGAAAACAATTTATCGTTAAACACGTGATTCCAACGTAGGTTTCCCGTAGCGTTTCCGTAATTATTTTCTATAATTTTAGAGAGGTTAAACACATCACGCCCAAAGTAACCCGATAGGTATAACCTATTGTTTTTATTAAGTTCGTAATTGGTTTTTAAATTCAAATCATAAAACGAAATTTTATCGTCTTCAACCTCTTCTATCAATGGCATAAATAAATGCGCATACGAGGCTCTTCCAGCAACTAAAAACGAGCCTTTATCCTTAAATAATGGCGATTCTGCAGCCAATCGGCTAGAAATTAACCCAATGCCGCCGTTAAGTTCAAACTGTTTGCTGTTACCGTCTTTTTGACGTACATCCAAAACAGACGATACACGACCACCATACTTTGCAGGAATATCACCTTTATAGAGTTTAATGTTTTTTATGGCATCGGCATTAAAAACCGAGAAAAATCCAAAGAAATGCGAGGTGTTGTAAATTATGGCCTCATCAAGAAGCACTAAGTTTTGATCGGCCGCACCACCACGCACATGAAATCCAGCAGAACCTTCGCCATTATTGGTGACACCAGGAAGCAACTGAATGGATTTTAC carries:
- a CDS encoding M23 family metallopeptidase — translated: MSKKKSSKKIKKKLFHKYRLVILNEDTFEERLSFKLTRLNVFVLMSISVIVLIAATTILIAFTPLREYIPGYSSTALKKKAVALTYKVDSLENVLTVNERYYESIKKVLHGEISTEEFNKDSIQEEIKLDITQDDLKPTKADSLLREKVEKEDKYNLFETATSKINFVLFPPVNGTISEAYNANKKHYAIDLVVSKDTPVKSTADGTVIFAEWTAETGHVIIVEHSNGLISVYKHNSSLTKQQGDLVKTGEVIAMVGNSGEYSTGTHLHFELWKDGYPINPTNFIDFN
- a CDS encoding TonB-dependent receptor, whose protein sequence is MKPLFLTLFLLSSIFSQSQEKFTLSGTVKDHTNGETLLGVTVYLKDTNIGSITNEYGFFSLTAPKDNYTLIISYVGYESYSQELTLNKDQKLNIELKASSTALDEVIITAEESEMVSIRKPQMSVSKLNAKTIKEMPAVLGEVDVVKSIQLLPGVTNNGEGSAGFHVRGGAADQNLVLLDEAIIYNTSHFFGFFSVFNADAIKNIKLYKGDIPAKYGGRVSSVLDVRQKDGNSKQFELNGGIGLISSRLAAESPLFKDKGSFLVAGRASYAHLFMPLIEEVEDDKISFYDLNLKTNYELNKNNRLYLSGYFGRDVFNLSKIIENNYGNATGNLRWNHVFNDKLFSNLSFIYSKYDYQILLDFIELDWTADITNFNLKYDLGYYVNNNLKLDFGISGLTYNVNPGEVKPASESSSINYLKLDEKRAFEGGAYIGSEHQISDKLTLNYGLRYSAFSRLGGQNITNYVNNQPVIYNSDLGIYERGEVANETYYSKSESIKTFGNFEPRLAVSYQLNKMSSVKASYTKSTQYLHLLSNTSSVTPLDVWTPSGKYIKPQISNQFALGYYKKFKDNAFALELETYYKHVDNRIDYIDGSSLIGNNNIETEILNGEARAYGLEVLFRKNKGDFTGWLAYTLSKSEQRALGGNAGGPGINNGDWYNTPYDRTHDISLTGVYKLNTKWSLSSNFVFQTGRPVTYPNGQYTYEGLSVATYSNRNEDRLPAYHRLDVSATFKPNNNPDKRWKSEWVFGIYNVYNRKNAASVSFNQNRETGVNEATRISIFGVIPSVTYNFKF
- a CDS encoding LysM peptidoglycan-binding domain-containing protein — translated: MRLFSITFLCLIFCGTAYAQEPNVTQEKIDSTNVSTTTRVSDTISDGKTIPVTKISAEQDSLSFKTLKADHDLAMKLDEKWLDELYSNALFDTIYKTVSELEYKEVDYPELSTDTLKARLERLNARTPFNVEYNPSLESVIKNFLKRRRRSMETLMGLSHFYFPMFEKEFDNYNIPLEMKYLAIVESALKPRARSRVGATGLWQFMFATGKQYGLDVSSYVDERSDPIKSTKTAAVYLSKLYEIFGDWDLALAAYNSGPGNVSKAIRRSGGYQNYWNIRHNLPRETAGYVPAFLATMYIFEYAEEHGFKPEKPLFHHLETDTIRVKQMITLDQVSEATEVPVEELQFLNPSYKLDIIPLIEGKNYYLRLPRYAVGKFVTNETDIYALAKAEFDKREKPLPQFFNSDTKIRYRVKSGDYLGKIARKYGVRVSQIKRWNGLRSNNLRIGQRLTIYPRNPVAVNTAKPKATVNTKGKTTYKVQKGDSLWSISQKFPGISVQNIRDWNDISGNNLKPGMVLKVSKG
- the tatA gene encoding twin-arginine translocase TatA/TatE family subunit, encoding MISASIFLAIGPWQIALIVVVVLLLFGGKKIPELMRGLGSGIKEFKDASKDEDAPKEKE
- a CDS encoding phosphoglycerate kinase, with the translated sequence MKTINDFNFDNKTALIRVDFNVPLNDAFEVTDATRIVSAKPTIIKVLEDGGSCVLMSHLGRPKGVQDEFSLKHIVPKVSEIIGVEVKFVSDCVGEAAEEAVKNLQPGEILLLENLRFHDEEKSGDKAFAEQLSKLGDVYVNDAFGTAHRAHASTTVVAEFFPENKCFGSLLAKEIESIDKVMTSGEKPVLAVLGGAKVSSKITIIENILDKVDHLIIGGGMTFTFVKAQGGSVGDSICEDDKMELALDILKQAKEKGVQIHLPVDVVAANAFSNDADTQIMDVTKIPDGWQGLDAGPKSLELFKEVVLQCKTILWNGPLGVFEMETFSKGTIALGDFIAEATKNGAFSLVGGGDSVAAVKQFGFEDKVSYVSTGGGAMLESLEGKTLPGIAAIQQ
- a CDS encoding DNA polymerase III subunit delta'; translation: MLFSEVIGQEHIKKHLTTSADNGRISHAQLFVGPEGCGTLPMAIAYAQYILCKNADGENTGGNDACNLKFNNLSHPDLHFAFPVAANDKVKKHPVSSNFLEEWRELLNEQPYGNLFDWYKKLGIENKQGQMGVDEAQDIVKSLALKSYEGGYKVMIIWMAEKMNTAAANKLLKLIEEPPEKTIFILITEDEEQIINTILSRCQVLHFPPLAEEDIKNTLVKKFDIAEADATKIAHQANGNFNKACDLVYHDSEDIQFEEWFVFWVRSAFKAKGNKGAIHDLISWSETIAKTGRETQKQFLHFCLDYFRQALLLNYNAPNLVFVEPKTEGFKLEKFAPFVHGNNIMDISNELQDAIYHIERNANAKIVLTDLSIKLTRLLHKKAS
- a CDS encoding DUF4249 domain-containing protein, coding for MTRYIIAILTFSLLLTSCEDVIDVDVPTAEPRLVIEASLDWEKGTTGNEQTIMLRMSTPYFETEENTMVTGAMVTVTNNDTGDIFSFTDQNDGTYTTTNFVPILNNTYSLEVIHNDETYEATETLMPVSDINNVTQSTEGGFDDELLELNLYFDDPANVENYYLIKYDVEGDMFPYLEDLSDEFVDGNEIHDFFEKDDDEDGEETPFEAGDVVNVSLYGISEQYYNFMRLLIEQYDSQGDPFSSNAAQVRGNCTNPTHPENYAFGYFRVTQVDKQTYTFQ
- a CDS encoding DUF4837 family protein, which produces MQKLFTLLMCCTLILSCNDNKKGEKRKILPESSGKINNLSVVIENDLWEGQVGEAIRETLASPVDGLPQDEPLFSMSQIPPSVFSGFVAQNRTVLKIETAKKAEVKIASNVFARPQRVVLVSGNSNEEIAKLIETNSKRIIQALKQTEIKEKQRRMALSLHKTKAIEENLGISIKFPSAYRIGVEEDGFFWLRKDITTGTTNIMIYELPYGTIKRNDSLAGNIIKLRDSIGKAHIPGPVDGSYMITEEAYAPFIFETTIDDKPALETKGLWDVKNAFMSGPFINYIIDDKANNRQLVLEGFAFAPSVEKREYMFELEAILKSIQFK